One Fibrobacter sp. UWB16 DNA window includes the following coding sequences:
- the orn gene encoding oligoribonuclease — MPKSSRNLVWMDLEMSGLYPEKDVILEIATIVTDANLNILAEGPVIAIHQPENVFESMDEWNTRHHNQSGLVDRCRRSQYSLKDAEQETLKFIKPFTEKGKNLLCGNSITQDRRFLYKYMPEISEWLCYRNIDVSSIKELSYRWYPNLEDFQKEKRHEALNDIRESIAELAYYRKTIFK, encoded by the coding sequence ATGCCAAAGAGTTCTCGAAATTTAGTTTGGATGGACCTGGAAATGTCCGGTCTCTATCCTGAAAAAGATGTCATTCTCGAAATTGCGACCATTGTTACTGACGCCAACTTGAACATCCTCGCCGAAGGCCCTGTTATCGCTATCCACCAGCCCGAAAACGTTTTCGAAAGCATGGACGAATGGAACACACGGCACCACAACCAGAGCGGCCTCGTGGACCGTTGCCGCCGTTCGCAGTATTCCCTCAAGGACGCCGAACAAGAAACGCTCAAGTTCATCAAGCCGTTTACCGAAAAAGGCAAGAACCTCCTCTGCGGAAATTCCATCACGCAAGATAGGCGTTTTTTGTACAAGTACATGCCCGAAATTTCGGAATGGCTCTGCTACCGCAATATTGACGTGAGCTCCATCAAGGAACTCAGTTACCGCTGGTACCCGAACCTCGAAGATTTTCAGAAAGAAAAACGCCACGAAGCTTTAAACGACATCCGCGAAAGCATCGCCGAACTCGCCTATTACCGAAAGACCATCTTCAAGTAA
- a CDS encoding glycine--tRNA ligase produces the protein MAKKVQDALKDIISLCKRRGFIFPGSEIYDGLANTWDYGPYGVELKRNIKNLWWKKFVTSRHDVLGLDSSILLNPRVWKASGHVGNFSDPLVDCLACHERFRADQLLEEKLGEGCCAGKNFDEVHQMMVDNKIECPTCGKTDWTKPRAFNLMFQTEIGVIEGEGNKVYLRPETAQGIFVDFRNIVDNVRPRIPFGVGQIGKSFRNEITPGNFIFRTREFEQMELEFFCEPGTELDWYNFWRKYCFEWLVNDLGVKREKLRLREHAKEELSHYSNGTTDVEYEFPFGWGELWGIASRTNYDLTQHQNESKVKQEYIDPVQNKRYIPYVVEPSLGVERLLLVLLCNAYEVEKLENDERTVLHFDPKVAPVKVAVLPLVKKGKVKEKAEELYQKLLNRWNVEYDETQSIGKRYRRQDELGTPFCVTVDFDTVGEGESDPAKLGYVTVRERDSMKQELVAIDKLEAYLFEKLGC, from the coding sequence ATGGCAAAGAAAGTTCAGGATGCCCTCAAGGACATCATCTCCCTCTGCAAACGCCGCGGCTTCATTTTCCCCGGCTCCGAAATTTACGACGGCCTCGCCAACACTTGGGACTACGGTCCGTATGGCGTGGAACTCAAGCGCAACATCAAGAATCTCTGGTGGAAGAAGTTCGTGACTTCCCGCCACGATGTGCTTGGTCTCGATAGCTCTATTCTTTTGAACCCCCGCGTCTGGAAGGCCTCTGGCCACGTGGGTAACTTCTCTGACCCGCTCGTGGACTGCCTCGCTTGCCACGAACGTTTCCGCGCTGACCAGCTCCTCGAAGAAAAGCTCGGCGAAGGCTGCTGCGCTGGTAAGAATTTTGACGAAGTTCACCAGATGATGGTGGATAACAAGATCGAATGCCCGACTTGCGGCAAGACCGATTGGACAAAGCCGCGTGCTTTCAACCTCATGTTCCAGACTGAAATTGGCGTGATCGAAGGCGAAGGCAACAAGGTCTATCTCCGTCCGGAAACCGCTCAGGGTATCTTCGTGGACTTCCGCAACATTGTCGATAACGTCCGCCCGCGCATCCCGTTCGGTGTCGGTCAGATCGGTAAGTCTTTCCGTAACGAAATTACTCCGGGTAACTTTATCTTCCGTACTCGCGAATTCGAACAGATGGAACTTGAATTCTTCTGCGAACCGGGTACTGAACTTGACTGGTACAACTTCTGGCGTAAGTACTGCTTCGAATGGCTCGTGAACGATCTCGGCGTGAAGCGTGAAAAGCTCCGCCTCCGCGAACATGCCAAGGAAGAACTTTCTCACTACTCCAACGGCACCACCGACGTCGAATACGAATTCCCGTTCGGCTGGGGCGAACTCTGGGGCATCGCATCTCGTACGAACTACGACCTCACACAGCACCAGAACGAATCCAAGGTCAAGCAGGAATACATTGACCCGGTCCAGAACAAGCGCTACATCCCGTACGTTGTCGAACCGTCTCTCGGTGTGGAACGTTTGCTCCTCGTGCTTCTCTGCAACGCTTACGAAGTCGAAAAGCTCGAAAACGACGAACGTACCGTGCTCCACTTCGATCCGAAGGTCGCTCCGGTCAAGGTTGCCGTGCTTCCGCTCGTGAAGAAGGGCAAGGTCAAGGAAAAGGCCGAAGAACTTTACCAGAAACTCCTCAACCGCTGGAACGTCGAATACGACGAAACGCAGTCCATCGGTAAGCGCTACCGCCGTCAGGACGAACTCGGCACGCCGTTCTGCGTGACCGTTGACTTCGACACTGTTGGCGAGGGTGAATCCGATCCGGCAAAGCTCGGCTACGTGACTGTTCGCGAACGCGACTCCATGAAGCAGGAACTCGTCGCTATCGACAAGCTCGAAGCTTACCTCTTCGAAAAGC
- a CDS encoding TIGR01440 family protein: protein MAGITYEIDDKNIVEQIKSDAMKVAAELVEVAKLKKGDIVVVGCSTSETLGNQVGSHSVPEVGKAIFDGLQSIFGAKGVYIAAQCCEHLNRAIIIEHDAVPNAEIVNVVPQPKAGGSFATACYASFKAPVALEHIKANAGIDIGGTLIGMHLREVAVPVRLKQNHIGKAIIIAARTRPKFIGGERAHYNDSLKDGYPEF, encoded by the coding sequence ATGGCAGGAATTACTTACGAAATTGACGACAAGAACATCGTTGAACAAATCAAGTCTGATGCCATGAAGGTCGCAGCAGAACTCGTCGAAGTGGCAAAGCTCAAAAAGGGCGACATTGTCGTCGTCGGCTGCAGCACCAGCGAAACTTTAGGAAACCAGGTCGGTAGCCACTCCGTCCCGGAAGTCGGCAAGGCCATTTTTGACGGTCTCCAGAGCATTTTCGGGGCCAAAGGCGTCTACATTGCCGCCCAGTGCTGCGAGCACCTGAACCGCGCCATCATCATCGAGCACGATGCCGTCCCGAATGCCGAAATCGTAAATGTCGTGCCACAGCCCAAAGCTGGCGGCTCCTTCGCTACCGCTTGCTACGCAAGCTTCAAGGCTCCCGTAGCGCTCGAGCACATCAAGGCAAATGCAGGCATAGACATCGGCGGGACCCTTATCGGCATGCACCTCCGCGAAGTCGCCGTCCCGGTGCGCTTAAAGCAGAACCACATCGGCAAAGCCATCATCATTGCAGCCCGTACCCGCCCCAAGTTCATCGGAGGTGAGCGTGCGCACTACAACGATTCCCTGAAGGATGGATATCCGGAGTTTTAG
- the fabF gene encoding beta-ketoacyl-ACP synthase II — protein sequence MENVVITGMGCVSSLGNSPELLWQNLLQGKSGIAPIQRFDASAYTSRMASEIREFDASEIYSTRDQSRFSRCIQYAVYSAFQALRQAGIAPENENPERCGAIIGSSIGGLQYCYDAAVALSTRGPSRVSPFYIPMAIVNMPAGEVCNKTGWMGPSYTVTSACATSNHSIANAYDMIRLGRCDVMLAGGADETVNPLSLAGFTSMKAVSKRNDAPEQASRPFDKDRDGFVIGEGAAVLVLESESHAKARGAKILARIAGVGASSDAHHISAPRPDGKGVMLAMANAIKEAGIEAKDISYINTHGTSTPLGDIAECSAIETLFKQSSASALDNLKVNSTKSMLGHCLGAAGALESVVTIMSVMNQKVHGTLNVFDQDPAIHLDVCANGAVNQKIDYAMSNGFGFGGQNGVIIFARN from the coding sequence ATGGAAAATGTTGTTATTACAGGTATGGGCTGCGTTTCCTCTCTCGGAAACTCCCCCGAATTATTGTGGCAGAACTTGCTCCAGGGCAAGTCTGGCATTGCTCCCATTCAGCGTTTCGACGCTTCGGCTTACACCTCTCGCATGGCTAGCGAAATCCGTGAGTTCGACGCTTCGGAAATCTACAGCACCAGAGACCAGTCCAGGTTCTCCCGTTGCATCCAGTATGCTGTTTACTCTGCCTTCCAGGCTTTGCGCCAGGCTGGCATTGCTCCGGAAAATGAAAATCCGGAACGCTGCGGTGCTATCATTGGTAGCAGTATCGGTGGTTTGCAGTATTGCTATGACGCCGCTGTGGCTCTTAGCACTCGTGGCCCGTCCCGTGTTTCCCCGTTCTATATTCCGATGGCTATCGTGAATATGCCGGCTGGTGAAGTTTGCAACAAGACTGGCTGGATGGGTCCGTCTTACACGGTCACTTCCGCTTGCGCAACTTCCAACCACTCCATCGCCAATGCCTATGACATGATTCGTCTCGGCCGCTGCGATGTGATGCTCGCTGGTGGTGCCGACGAAACGGTGAACCCGCTCAGCCTCGCTGGCTTTACCAGCATGAAGGCCGTCAGCAAGCGCAATGATGCTCCGGAACAGGCTTCCCGCCCGTTCGACAAGGATCGCGATGGCTTTGTGATTGGTGAAGGTGCTGCAGTCCTCGTGCTCGAAAGCGAATCTCACGCTAAGGCTCGTGGTGCAAAGATTCTCGCCCGTATCGCTGGTGTCGGTGCAAGCTCTGACGCTCACCACATCTCCGCTCCGCGTCCGGATGGCAAGGGTGTGATGCTCGCAATGGCTAACGCTATCAAGGAAGCTGGCATCGAAGCTAAGGATATTAGCTATATTAACACTCACGGTACATCCACACCGCTCGGTGACATTGCAGAATGCTCTGCCATCGAAACGCTCTTCAAGCAGTCCTCTGCATCGGCTCTCGACAACCTCAAGGTCAACTCGACGAAGTCCATGCTCGGCCACTGCCTGGGTGCTGCAGGTGCTCTCGAATCCGTTGTGACCATCATGTCCGTTATGAATCAGAAGGTTCACGGTACGCTCAACGTGTTCGACCAGGATCCGGCTATTCATCTTGATGTCTGCGCAAATGGTGCCGTCAACCAGAAGATTGACTACGCTATGAGCAATGGCTTTGGCTTCGGAGGCCAAAATGGAGTTATTATCTTTGCGAGGAATTAA
- the hflX gene encoding GTPase HflX, with protein MEEPKKKGAKPVEHKKEQERCILVGIATPKIRPWLAGEQLAELGRLAETAGAYVTRSFLQRVQNFSPATLIGEGKVNEVKRALEEDNAKMVVFDDDLSGSQVRNLEERMPGIKVLDRTGLILDIFAKHAVTAESRLMVEVAQLQYMMPRLTGAWTHLCRQHNGGIGTKGPGETQLETDRRMIRKRIQELKKKLEKIEDAREQQADKRNDIFQVGIVGYTNAGKSTLTNRLTGADVYVEDKLFATLDSTTRKLFLDGENIILSDTVGFIRKLPHNLIETFKSTLGVAAHADCILEVVDGSAPDYRDHLEVTHKTLESIIDKDTPRLRVFNKVEVADEARRTELLQNYPDAIQISAKENIGMERLRAAFKEQLERWHEKRAAAEKHEKEIAEAPWPPEVGG; from the coding sequence ATGGAAGAACCAAAGAAAAAAGGCGCCAAGCCCGTCGAACATAAGAAAGAACAGGAACGATGCATTCTCGTAGGCATCGCCACACCCAAAATTCGTCCGTGGCTTGCAGGCGAGCAACTCGCAGAACTCGGTCGCCTCGCCGAAACCGCAGGCGCATACGTCACTCGCAGCTTTTTACAACGCGTACAGAACTTCAGCCCGGCAACACTCATTGGCGAAGGCAAGGTAAACGAAGTCAAACGCGCGCTCGAAGAAGACAACGCTAAGATGGTCGTGTTTGACGACGACCTCTCGGGTTCGCAAGTGCGCAATCTCGAAGAACGCATGCCCGGCATCAAGGTTCTCGACCGCACAGGACTTATTCTCGATATTTTCGCAAAGCACGCCGTCACGGCAGAAAGCCGCCTGATGGTCGAAGTCGCGCAATTGCAATACATGATGCCGCGCCTCACCGGTGCGTGGACGCACCTTTGCCGCCAGCACAATGGCGGCATCGGCACCAAAGGGCCAGGCGAGACGCAGCTCGAAACTGACCGCCGCATGATCCGCAAGCGCATCCAGGAACTCAAGAAAAAGCTTGAGAAAATCGAAGATGCCCGCGAGCAGCAAGCAGATAAACGAAATGACATTTTCCAGGTCGGCATTGTCGGCTATACGAACGCGGGCAAGTCCACGCTCACGAACCGCTTAACAGGCGCCGACGTTTATGTTGAAGACAAACTCTTTGCAACGCTAGACAGCACTACGCGTAAGCTATTCCTCGATGGCGAAAACATCATCCTTTCCGATACGGTCGGATTCATCCGCAAGCTTCCCCACAACTTGATTGAAACATTCAAGAGTACGCTCGGCGTGGCCGCCCATGCGGACTGCATCTTGGAAGTCGTTGACGGAAGCGCCCCGGACTACCGCGATCATTTGGAAGTCACGCACAAGACGCTCGAAAGCATCATCGACAAGGATACTCCGAGACTCCGCGTATTCAACAAGGTCGAAGTTGCCGACGAAGCACGCCGCACAGAACTCTTGCAGAACTATCCTGACGCCATTCAAATCAGCGCAAAGGAGAACATCGGCATGGAACGTCTGCGCGCAGCCTTCAAGGAACAGCTCGAACGCTGGCACGAGAAGCGAGCCGCCGCCGAAAAGCACGAAAAAGAAATTGCAGAAGCACCGTGGCCGCCGGAGGTAGGGGGATGA
- the lgt gene encoding prolipoprotein diacylglyceryl transferase, with translation MELSWWNLIPTYFDGTAFQLGNFPVRWYGIMYIFAFVTAYITMWKISQKEKLGYTKEQLDNIFTWIIAGILLGARLGYVFFYKASYYLANPTEILFPMIHDDLGYHFVGISGMSYHGGLILGIIFFCIGAKRNKLDVWKTLNLAMLAAPLAYTWGRWGNFINGELFGEATTSAIGMWFPLAHDSTLANPILHHPSQLYEMVFEGIVLFIVLYNLRKIPKLHDKIPCLYLMGYGLFRFFIEFFRKPDAHLGRVDLFGMSRGQTLCSVMILAGLVWMIYLFYKEKKANNP, from the coding sequence ATGGAATTATCTTGGTGGAACTTAATACCGACTTATTTTGATGGAACGGCATTCCAGCTCGGGAATTTCCCGGTGCGCTGGTACGGCATCATGTACATTTTTGCGTTCGTGACTGCCTACATCACCATGTGGAAAATCAGCCAAAAAGAAAAGCTCGGCTACACCAAGGAACAACTCGACAACATCTTCACGTGGATTATCGCGGGCATTTTGCTAGGCGCACGCCTCGGTTATGTGTTCTTCTACAAAGCAAGCTACTATCTTGCAAACCCGACTGAAATTTTATTCCCAATGATCCATGACGACCTCGGTTACCATTTTGTCGGGATTTCCGGAATGTCATACCATGGCGGCCTTATTCTTGGCATCATCTTCTTCTGTATCGGCGCAAAACGCAACAAGCTCGACGTCTGGAAAACATTGAACCTCGCCATGCTCGCCGCCCCGCTCGCCTACACCTGGGGCCGCTGGGGCAACTTCATCAACGGTGAACTTTTTGGCGAAGCAACGACTAGCGCTATCGGCATGTGGTTCCCGCTCGCTCACGACAGCACGCTAGCAAACCCGATACTCCACCACCCGAGCCAGCTTTACGAAATGGTCTTCGAAGGCATCGTGCTCTTTATCGTCTTGTACAACCTGCGCAAGATCCCAAAGCTCCACGACAAGATTCCTTGCCTCTATTTGATGGGTTACGGACTGTTCCGCTTCTTCATTGAATTTTTCCGCAAGCCGGATGCACACCTCGGACGCGTGGACCTCTTTGGCATGAGCCGTGGACAGACTCTCTGCTCCGTGATGATCCTCGCAGGCCTTGTGTGGATGATTTATCTGTTCTATAAAGAAAAGAAAGCTAATAACCCTTAA
- a CDS encoding penicillin-binding transpeptidase domain-containing protein: MERLPYAQRMRNRCIAITVLVTIIIAIVHCSTKDDPVPPAEPAEPQVATAVDTLAQAIAPSDTNQNPNGLVALKGIEDEDFESSGNTANGNVASATNATAESTDSVRDTLHIKAQKDPLLADKIDILLRRYHPDLGVILVVDTKTNEIIAWGERRDGQVQNKPDYIGRATFPAASLAKLVTIAAAMESNRYSLNTPIPMIGRHHTLYLNQLRVPEKYNGPTMELSEAFARSANPPMAIVGKNVGGKRLNAAAAKLGYNKNFPGNAPNASRYTAPDTGYGLAEVACGFTTSTTLTPLLAAAQVRAILTKKPLEIPWARDMAPFAPQKPLALNLGKFTENTYYGLRESMLRSVTQGTARKHMSTKNMARKNFEALRLGGKTGSLDGNDPAGRYDWFMGFAEAKNDPNKSIVVIVMQMHKEMRSQPATQVAATVINYWAHQNLDLKK; this comes from the coding sequence ATGGAAAGACTCCCCTACGCCCAGAGAATGCGCAACCGCTGCATTGCGATTACTGTTCTTGTCACGATTATTATTGCCATTGTTCACTGTTCCACCAAAGACGATCCTGTTCCACCCGCAGAACCTGCCGAGCCGCAAGTTGCAACAGCCGTAGACACACTCGCCCAAGCCATAGCCCCAAGCGATACAAATCAAAATCCGAACGGACTTGTCGCCCTGAAAGGCATCGAAGACGAAGACTTTGAAAGCTCGGGCAACACAGCCAACGGAAATGTGGCAAGCGCAACAAACGCTACTGCCGAAAGCACAGACAGCGTCCGCGACACGCTCCATATCAAAGCACAAAAAGATCCGCTCCTCGCCGACAAAATCGACATTCTTTTACGCCGTTACCACCCGGACTTGGGCGTTATCCTCGTCGTGGATACCAAGACAAACGAAATCATCGCCTGGGGAGAACGCCGAGACGGTCAGGTTCAGAACAAGCCCGACTACATTGGCCGCGCCACCTTCCCCGCAGCATCGCTTGCAAAGCTTGTGACGATTGCCGCCGCCATGGAAAGCAACCGCTACTCGCTCAACACACCCATTCCGATGATCGGACGCCACCACACGCTTTACCTGAACCAGCTCCGCGTCCCCGAAAAGTATAACGGCCCCACGATGGAACTCTCCGAAGCGTTCGCCCGCTCCGCCAATCCGCCAATGGCCATCGTCGGTAAAAACGTCGGAGGAAAGCGCCTCAACGCCGCCGCCGCAAAACTCGGCTACAACAAGAACTTCCCTGGCAACGCCCCGAATGCCTCGCGCTACACCGCCCCGGACACGGGTTACGGCCTTGCCGAAGTCGCCTGCGGCTTTACAACCTCGACGACACTTACGCCGCTCCTCGCCGCAGCGCAAGTCCGTGCAATCCTCACCAAGAAACCCCTTGAAATTCCATGGGCTCGCGACATGGCTCCATTCGCCCCGCAAAAGCCACTCGCCCTCAACCTTGGCAAATTCACCGAAAACACATACTACGGTCTCCGCGAATCCATGCTCCGTTCCGTGACACAGGGGACAGCCCGCAAGCACATGTCCACAAAGAACATGGCCCGCAAGAATTTCGAAGCGCTCCGCCTCGGCGGCAAGACAGGCTCTCTCGATGGAAACGACCCCGCCGGACGCTACGACTGGTTCATGGGATTTGCAGAAGCGAAAAACGATCCGAACAAGTCCATTGTCGTCATCGTGATGCAGATGCACAAGGAAATGCGTTCACAACCGGCAACGCAGGTAGCCGCAACCGTCATCAATTACTGGGCACACCAAAACCTGGACCTGAAAAAATAA
- a CDS encoding sodium-dependent transporter gives MTERENFKSRLGFILIAAGCAIGLGNVWRFPFITGQYGGAAFVLIYLFFLLIFGFPILVMEFAVGRSSKRGVGRSFAILEKPGQKWHYAGVPMIVGNYLLMMFYTTVTGWMLYYFYRMVTMGDLMKMTPAEVGAEFGKMLGNGPLLSFWMVVATFAGLSIVALGLQRGVERITKTMMSALLIIMLILMVRVLTLPGAGEGLKFYLLPDFAKLKEAGIGEVVFAALGQSFFTLSIGIGSMSIFGSYIKKQHSLLTEAAHICVLDTGVALIAGLIIIPACFAFGLKPDAGPGLIFATLPNVFAQMPAGRVCGAAFFLFMSFAALSTLVAVFENIVAYWMDVRNVERKKAVKWNFVAITILSLPCALGFNVLSGFEPFGPGSCVLDLEDFLVSNTLLPLGSLIFVLFCNSRYGWGQFKFISEANLGVGMKFPKLKILHLYFKWGLPIIISVIFVLGYMQKFAPGLYNKIFE, from the coding sequence ATGACAGAAAGAGAAAACTTTAAGTCCCGTCTTGGTTTTATTCTGATTGCTGCCGGTTGCGCCATCGGTCTTGGCAACGTTTGGCGTTTCCCGTTTATCACGGGGCAGTATGGCGGTGCCGCCTTTGTGCTGATTTACCTCTTCTTCTTGTTGATTTTCGGATTCCCGATTCTTGTGATGGAATTTGCGGTTGGCCGCTCGTCTAAGCGTGGCGTGGGCCGTTCGTTTGCCATCCTTGAAAAGCCGGGGCAAAAGTGGCATTATGCAGGAGTTCCGATGATTGTGGGTAACTACCTTCTCATGATGTTCTATACGACAGTGACGGGGTGGATGCTCTATTACTTCTACCGCATGGTGACGATGGGCGACCTCATGAAGATGACGCCTGCAGAAGTCGGTGCTGAGTTTGGCAAAATGCTCGGAAATGGCCCCTTGCTCTCGTTCTGGATGGTCGTTGCAACTTTTGCGGGGCTTTCGATTGTGGCGCTTGGACTCCAGCGCGGTGTGGAACGCATCACGAAGACGATGATGTCTGCGCTCCTTATCATTATGCTCATCTTGATGGTTCGCGTGCTCACGCTCCCGGGTGCAGGCGAAGGCCTTAAGTTCTACTTGCTGCCGGACTTTGCAAAGCTCAAGGAAGCGGGGATTGGCGAGGTCGTGTTTGCGGCTCTTGGCCAGTCGTTCTTTACGCTTAGCATTGGCATTGGCTCCATGAGCATTTTCGGTAGCTACATCAAGAAACAGCATTCGCTCTTGACCGAAGCTGCTCATATATGCGTGCTTGATACAGGTGTCGCTTTGATTGCTGGACTTATCATTATTCCGGCGTGCTTTGCGTTTGGACTCAAGCCGGATGCTGGTCCGGGGCTTATTTTTGCAACGCTTCCGAACGTGTTTGCGCAGATGCCGGCAGGTCGTGTTTGCGGTGCAGCATTCTTCCTCTTTATGTCGTTTGCAGCGCTTTCTACGCTTGTGGCGGTGTTTGAAAATATTGTCGCTTACTGGATGGATGTGCGCAATGTGGAACGCAAGAAGGCGGTGAAGTGGAACTTTGTCGCAATTACGATTTTGTCGCTCCCGTGTGCGCTCGGCTTTAACGTGCTTTCGGGCTTTGAACCGTTTGGCCCTGGCAGCTGCGTTCTGGATTTGGAGGACTTCCTCGTTTCGAATACGTTGTTGCCGTTGGGCTCGCTTATCTTTGTGCTGTTCTGCAACTCCCGCTATGGCTGGGGGCAGTTCAAGTTTATCTCTGAAGCGAATTTGGGTGTGGGCATGAAGTTCCCGAAGTTAAAGATTTTGCATCTCTACTTCAAGTGGGGCTTGCCGATTATCATTTCCGTGATTTTCGTGCTCGGGTACATGCAGAAGTTCGCACCGGGTTTGTACAACAAGATATTTGAATAA
- a CDS encoding phosphatidylglycerophosphatase A, producing MNKQELKEKYGKKRVPHEWRKTDKISTLITTFFGSGMSPKAPGTMGSLAAAIVAYPMAIFFQSHLGQDEVLYIGGTNFGIFISLTFLAAALFVFFSAIPFVKKAMKDTGTEDPGWIVIDEVCGIFMALAFVPSDVIIHSPWILAIAFGLFRFFDILKPLGIHKMEKLPGAWGVMADDLLGGIYAGILLCLALTLIVLFS from the coding sequence ATGAATAAGCAAGAACTTAAAGAAAAGTATGGCAAGAAGCGCGTTCCGCACGAATGGCGCAAGACAGACAAAATTTCTACGCTGATTACGACGTTTTTCGGCTCCGGAATGAGCCCGAAGGCCCCCGGCACCATGGGAAGTCTCGCCGCTGCAATTGTCGCCTACCCCATGGCGATTTTTTTCCAATCGCACTTAGGACAAGACGAAGTTCTCTACATCGGCGGCACGAACTTCGGTATTTTCATAAGCCTGACCTTCCTTGCTGCCGCATTATTCGTCTTTTTCTCCGCCATTCCATTTGTGAAAAAAGCCATGAAAGATACCGGCACCGAAGACCCTGGCTGGATCGTGATTGACGAAGTTTGCGGCATTTTCATGGCACTAGCATTCGTTCCGAGCGATGTCATTATACACAGCCCTTGGATTCTCGCCATCGCATTTGGATTGTTCCGCTTTTTCGACATTCTCAAGCCGCTCGGCATCCATAAAATGGAAAAACTCCCCGGAGCTTGGGGAGTTATGGCAGATGATCTGCTCGGCGGAATTTACGCAGGCATTCTGCTTTGCCTTGCCTTAACATTAATTGTTTTATTCAGCTAA